A single genomic interval of Fibrobacter sp. UWB13 harbors:
- a CDS encoding FeoA family protein — protein MGCNCGCGGKSQTKKWDLEPKFSDLKKGDKVEIVGYNEGDARYKSKLLSMGLVRGVTLEVLQIAPLGDPIEVSVLSYRLSLRRQEANVLKLKRV, from the coding sequence ATGGGTTGTAATTGTGGTTGCGGCGGCAAGTCGCAAACTAAAAAATGGGATTTGGAACCGAAATTTTCGGATCTCAAGAAGGGCGACAAGGTTGAAATTGTCGGCTACAATGAGGGCGATGCCCGCTACAAGTCCAAGCTTTTGTCGATGGGACTTGTCCGTGGTGTAACGCTGGAAGTCTTGCAGATTGCACCTCTCGGTGATCCGATTGAGGTGAGTGTTCTTTCTTACCGTTTGTCGCTTCGCAGACAAGAAGCGAACGTTCTTAAATTGAAGAGGGTCTAA